One Micromonospora sp. WMMD1120 genomic region harbors:
- a CDS encoding permease, producing the protein MATFQCSSCGREIKPAVRCPHCGADQPQWVEHLADIERSIAEMKARDAAIAREQRQIAAKMQAALFQRDILAHAGEERLKQATRPRRVLRRRPGRRPPTATTGAPPRVPRQNTPPAPDDPPPPPPEATWLDVDNPEHPPEASSREVQNIPLGLGALLLGVAAVVFAAVATSSMDALARLGILLLATVLMLLAPPALARRGLTSTAETIAAVGLLLVPLAGNALWAVDQIGIGGASPTIFAGAIFAVTAVVALGYAGWTNLRAPRFATVLAAQPVLPLLAYDRVTGPGGWALVLALVALLDLGLARSGLALERPVRQDTPPPGPPSAPRQRDAESRPEGDPEEAAELVDPGAEASAARPARPVPGLRELTWALHAVAVALALAYAVTALLRAQTVPTATGAGAVLLLAAVIGLAGALVLRRPPLPDVAAGIVTLAVIGALSRIASVALPGRALLLIAAVITVTGLAVRAVPEAARRGPQLASAVALTVSGLVVAGGALRAGVATVRAALPAWDPDLDRYPGELAAAVGPTTWQLAAAAFLLTVAAVLALPSDIRREFAVAGAVLTALAVPASLGLGWTAAPWPMVLTAIGIGLVGLSARTDRAAVAHAVGAAVVGLFGAGASLSSPALTAAVLITVFLAGTLVALASRIRIASAASDTVTAWAAGGAAFALPGAVAAFVAATLPSEPTLTPASLREVTIPILAASFLAVCVTLGYAAVVQVSQRRIPVPLSVGAGLGALIVTAAAFGAPGATVADAWVGALLLVAAVLLFLAPSIDAGRRADLTVDGSDLAAAAVTTALVAALVRIGAVLAPGAQLAVAAALLLVVAVAARSMPEEWRRGPILGLAVGGALIGVLAGWSAIRGGVGVLATPGPIWNGDLSGWPAAPVGGAAWQAPVALALLALAAGILLPPPWRWDVSGAAAVLATIGAPAAFDLAWWSPVLVGGMVATVYGMAAVATEEARAGLSRATVAGIVALHAAGAGLVRPWTTALALGSIALIGVVVAALARVLAGPQVTDIETEGMPPHLAQIGGAAVGAALLALPGAVAALSAEFDHSAQVVLTAALAATSLGLAAVAAVRRQVPQYLPWVSVAVVGGAAITALAAIPTGLAAGVYAAAAALLGVLAELIRAATVPPISSAQPVRRWAVRLDGALRRLPDDPERRRWRVDPAAGALAAAALPTALALASIAPALVVALVEPHRTLSRIWQGPPPELLTPPPDVVDPTHVLTALLLTASAALAATGFSGGRRSRAVPVVLPGAAVTLLIAPIALGSGWPASTLAALSVFTIAMLGLALTPPPPLVEPARSLRLARVLVFVIGLAAGGAGLAGSLAAREMTVFTLGGAVGVGLVAALFGTTQRARILGWLFASLMAQLFVLTVGLVAGLAAVWSAFGVLAVGAVLQVLAAVLPRLRQPEAQREASTVQWSGYAAALIALALAFDSPRHIAALLAAWGAVLGVAATRPGRRPTERRILFWAVVACEITAWWILMRVADVALPEAYTLPFAALALLVGVLELRHRPDLSSWVAYGPALVAAFVPTLAIVLATESSTIRQMLLLLGAVAVLIFGSSSRQQAPVIVGASVTAITAIHALFSLGPWLALIPVGILLLVLGASNERRRRAQERLQTALRGMR; encoded by the coding sequence GTGGCGACCTTTCAATGCTCCTCGTGCGGCCGGGAGATCAAGCCGGCCGTGCGGTGCCCGCACTGCGGGGCTGACCAACCACAGTGGGTCGAGCACCTGGCGGACATCGAGCGCTCGATAGCGGAGATGAAGGCGCGCGACGCCGCCATCGCCCGCGAGCAGCGGCAGATCGCCGCCAAGATGCAGGCCGCGCTCTTCCAACGGGACATCCTCGCCCACGCCGGCGAGGAACGCCTCAAGCAGGCCACCCGACCACGCCGGGTGCTCCGCCGCCGCCCCGGGCGACGGCCACCGACGGCCACCACCGGAGCGCCGCCCCGGGTCCCCCGCCAGAACACCCCACCGGCCCCGGACGACCCGCCGCCCCCTCCGCCCGAGGCGACGTGGCTGGACGTGGACAACCCGGAGCACCCACCGGAGGCGTCCTCGCGAGAGGTGCAGAACATCCCCCTCGGGCTGGGCGCGCTGCTGCTCGGGGTGGCCGCCGTGGTGTTCGCGGCGGTGGCCACCAGCTCGATGGACGCCCTGGCCCGGTTGGGCATCCTGCTCCTGGCGACCGTGCTGATGCTGCTCGCCCCGCCGGCGCTCGCCCGGCGCGGGCTCACCTCCACCGCCGAGACCATCGCGGCGGTCGGCCTGCTGCTGGTGCCGCTCGCCGGCAACGCCCTCTGGGCCGTCGACCAGATCGGCATCGGTGGGGCCTCGCCCACGATCTTCGCCGGAGCGATCTTCGCGGTCACCGCCGTCGTCGCCCTGGGCTACGCCGGCTGGACGAACCTGCGCGCACCCCGCTTCGCCACGGTGCTCGCCGCACAGCCGGTGCTGCCGCTGCTGGCGTACGACCGGGTCACCGGTCCGGGCGGCTGGGCGCTGGTGCTGGCACTGGTGGCCCTGCTCGACCTCGGCCTGGCCCGCTCCGGCCTGGCCCTGGAACGCCCCGTCCGGCAGGACACGCCGCCGCCGGGCCCTCCGTCCGCGCCCCGGCAGCGCGACGCCGAGAGTCGACCCGAGGGCGACCCGGAGGAGGCCGCCGAGCTGGTCGACCCCGGCGCCGAGGCGTCCGCCGCGCGGCCGGCCCGCCCGGTGCCCGGCCTGCGTGAGCTGACCTGGGCGCTGCACGCGGTGGCGGTCGCCCTCGCCCTTGCGTACGCGGTGACGGCGCTGCTGCGCGCCCAGACGGTGCCGACCGCGACCGGGGCCGGTGCGGTTCTGCTGCTGGCCGCGGTGATCGGGCTGGCCGGCGCTCTGGTGCTGCGTCGACCGCCGCTGCCCGACGTCGCCGCCGGCATCGTGACCCTCGCCGTGATCGGCGCGCTCAGCCGGATCGCCTCGGTGGCACTGCCCGGTCGGGCACTGCTGCTGATCGCGGCGGTCATCACGGTGACCGGGCTGGCCGTACGCGCCGTGCCGGAGGCGGCCCGACGCGGCCCGCAGCTCGCCTCGGCGGTGGCGTTGACGGTCAGTGGGTTGGTGGTGGCCGGCGGCGCGCTGCGTGCCGGTGTGGCGACGGTCCGGGCGGCGCTGCCCGCCTGGGACCCCGACCTCGACCGGTACCCGGGCGAGCTGGCCGCCGCGGTCGGGCCGACCACCTGGCAACTCGCCGCCGCCGCGTTCCTGCTCACCGTGGCGGCGGTGCTGGCCCTGCCGTCGGACATCCGCCGGGAGTTCGCGGTCGCCGGCGCGGTGCTCACCGCGCTCGCCGTTCCGGCCTCGCTCGGTCTGGGCTGGACCGCCGCACCCTGGCCGATGGTGCTCACCGCGATCGGTATCGGGCTCGTCGGGCTCTCCGCCCGCACCGACCGGGCCGCCGTGGCGCACGCCGTCGGGGCAGCAGTGGTCGGCCTGTTCGGGGCCGGGGCCAGCCTGTCCAGCCCCGCGCTCACCGCCGCCGTCCTGATCACCGTGTTCCTGGCCGGCACGCTCGTCGCGCTGGCGTCCCGGATCCGGATCGCCTCGGCCGCCTCCGACACGGTCACCGCCTGGGCGGCCGGCGGCGCGGCGTTCGCGCTGCCCGGTGCGGTGGCCGCGTTCGTGGCCGCCACCCTGCCGAGCGAGCCGACCCTCACGCCGGCCAGCCTGCGCGAGGTGACCATTCCGATCCTGGCGGCCAGCTTCCTGGCGGTCTGCGTGACCCTCGGTTACGCCGCCGTCGTGCAGGTCTCCCAACGCCGTATCCCCGTGCCGCTGTCGGTGGGCGCCGGGCTCGGAGCGCTGATCGTCACCGCCGCCGCGTTCGGCGCACCGGGCGCGACCGTCGCCGACGCCTGGGTGGGCGCGCTCCTGCTGGTCGCGGCGGTGCTGCTCTTCCTCGCCCCGTCCATCGACGCCGGCCGTCGGGCCGACCTCACCGTGGACGGCTCGGACCTGGCCGCGGCTGCGGTCACCACCGCCCTGGTCGCCGCCCTGGTCCGGATCGGAGCGGTGCTCGCCCCGGGCGCGCAGTTGGCGGTGGCCGCCGCCCTGCTGCTGGTGGTCGCCGTCGCCGCGCGCAGCATGCCCGAGGAGTGGCGACGCGGGCCGATCCTCGGCCTCGCCGTCGGGGGCGCCCTGATCGGCGTGCTCGCCGGCTGGTCGGCGATCCGCGGCGGGGTCGGCGTGCTGGCCACACCCGGTCCGATCTGGAACGGCGACCTGAGCGGCTGGCCGGCCGCTCCGGTCGGCGGCGCGGCGTGGCAGGCGCCGGTCGCGCTGGCGCTGCTGGCCCTCGCCGCCGGCATCCTGCTCCCGCCGCCGTGGCGCTGGGACGTGTCCGGCGCGGCCGCGGTGCTCGCCACGATCGGCGCACCGGCCGCATTCGACCTGGCCTGGTGGTCGCCGGTCCTGGTCGGCGGGATGGTCGCCACCGTGTACGGCATGGCGGCGGTGGCCACCGAGGAGGCACGCGCCGGGCTGTCCCGCGCCACGGTCGCCGGGATCGTCGCGTTGCACGCCGCCGGCGCCGGCCTGGTCCGGCCGTGGACCACGGCGCTGGCGCTGGGCAGCATCGCACTCATCGGCGTGGTGGTGGCCGCGCTGGCCCGTGTCCTCGCCGGCCCCCAGGTCACCGACATCGAGACCGAGGGGATGCCACCGCACCTGGCGCAGATCGGCGGCGCGGCGGTCGGTGCCGCCCTGCTGGCCCTTCCCGGGGCGGTGGCGGCGCTGTCGGCGGAGTTCGACCACTCCGCACAGGTGGTGCTGACGGCCGCGCTGGCCGCGACCAGCCTGGGCCTCGCCGCGGTGGCGGCGGTCCGCCGGCAGGTGCCTCAGTACCTGCCCTGGGTCAGCGTGGCGGTGGTCGGCGGAGCCGCCATCACCGCGCTCGCCGCCATCCCCACCGGCCTCGCCGCCGGCGTCTACGCGGCTGCGGCGGCCCTCCTCGGCGTCCTCGCCGAGCTGATCCGGGCGGCCACGGTGCCTCCGATCAGCTCCGCCCAGCCGGTCCGGCGCTGGGCGGTACGGCTCGACGGCGCCCTCCGGCGTCTACCGGACGACCCGGAGCGGCGGCGGTGGCGGGTCGACCCGGCCGCCGGCGCGTTGGCGGCGGCGGCCCTGCCGACCGCCCTGGCGCTCGCCTCGATCGCGCCCGCGCTCGTCGTCGCACTCGTCGAGCCGCACCGCACGCTGAGCCGGATCTGGCAGGGTCCGCCGCCGGAGCTGCTGACTCCGCCGCCGGACGTGGTCGACCCCACCCACGTGCTGACGGCGTTGCTCCTCACCGCGTCGGCGGCACTCGCCGCCACCGGTTTCAGCGGTGGACGACGCTCCCGTGCCGTACCGGTGGTGCTGCCGGGAGCGGCCGTCACGCTGCTGATCGCGCCCATCGCGCTGGGCAGCGGCTGGCCGGCGAGCACCCTCGCGGCGCTTTCCGTCTTCACGATCGCGATGCTCGGCCTCGCGCTGACCCCGCCACCACCGCTGGTCGAGCCGGCCCGCTCGCTACGACTGGCCCGGGTGCTGGTGTTCGTCATCGGGCTGGCCGCCGGGGGCGCCGGGCTCGCCGGCAGCCTCGCCGCCCGGGAGATGACGGTGTTCACCCTCGGCGGGGCGGTCGGCGTGGGCCTGGTGGCCGCGCTGTTCGGCACCACCCAGCGGGCCCGCATCCTCGGCTGGCTCTTCGCTTCGCTGATGGCGCAGCTCTTCGTGCTCACCGTCGGCCTGGTCGCCGGGCTGGCCGCGGTCTGGTCCGCGTTCGGGGTGCTCGCGGTCGGGGCCGTCCTCCAGGTGCTCGCCGCGGTCCTGCCCCGACTGCGGCAGCCGGAGGCGCAGCGGGAAGCCTCGACGGTCCAGTGGAGCGGCTACGCGGCCGCGCTGATCGCGCTGGCCCTCGCCTTCGACTCGCCCCGACACATCGCCGCGCTGCTGGCCGCCTGGGGTGCGGTGCTGGGCGTGGCGGCCACCCGGCCCGGCCGCCGGCCGACGGAGCGCCGGATCCTGTTCTGGGCCGTGGTGGCCTGCGAGATCACCGCGTGGTGGATCCTGATGCGCGTCGCCGACGTGGCGCTGCCCGAGGCGTACACGCTGCCGTTCGCCGCGTTGGCCCTCCTGGTCGGGGTGCTGGAACTGCGGCACCGACCGGATCTGAGCAGCTGGGTGGCGTACGGGCCGGCGTTGGTCGCCGCCTTCGTGCCGACGCTGGCGATCGTGCTGGCCACCGAGTCGAGCACGATACGGCAGATGCTGCTGCTGCTCGGCGCGGTCGCGGTGCTGATCTTCGGCTCGTCCAGCCGTCAGCAGGCACCGGTGATCGTCGGCGCGTCGGTCACCGCGATCACCGCGATCCACGCCCTGTTCAGCCTCGGCCCGTGGCTGGCGCTCATCCCGGTCGGCATCCTGCTGCTCGTGCTCGGCGCGAGCAACGAACGCCGCCGCCGAGCCCAGGAGCGCCTACAAACCGCCCTCCGCGGCATGAGGTAA
- a CDS encoding UDP-glucose/GDP-mannose dehydrogenase family protein translates to MTIPYPTIQPTPAIAAVTPPSGAPRPRVTFLGTGYLGATYAICYAELGYEVLGFDVDADKIAMLNAGQVPIHEPGLDELLRRNLAAGRLRFSTDIAETADFGDVHFICVGTPQRADGMGADLSYVEASVTSLAQHLTRKALIVGKSTVPVGTAEWVEQLVGKHTPQDLDVEVAWSPEFLQEGFAVDDVLRPNRIVVGVKSEWANGMLYAAHKGVFDLAATEDREVPLVVTDFATAELVKVAANAFLATKISFINAMAEVCEASGGDVTQLARAIGYDPRIGNRFLQAGLGFGGACLPKDIRAFQARAQELGAGEALRFLHEVDLINLRRRTRVLQLAADLLGRRSGPAGPDFSGTRIAVLGATFKPNTDDVRDAPALAVAALLHKAGAEVHVYDPQGTENARRAVPELTYEDGINEAVSGADLVCVLTEWADFRNADPVALGELVNGRKVVDGRNCLDSTMWTQAGWEYRGMGRP, encoded by the coding sequence GTGACGATCCCCTACCCCACCATCCAGCCGACCCCCGCCATCGCCGCGGTGACTCCGCCTTCGGGCGCGCCCCGGCCGCGGGTGACGTTCCTGGGGACCGGCTACCTCGGCGCGACGTACGCCATCTGCTACGCCGAACTCGGGTACGAGGTGCTCGGCTTCGACGTCGACGCCGACAAGATCGCGATGCTGAACGCCGGCCAGGTGCCGATCCACGAGCCCGGCCTGGACGAACTGCTGCGTCGTAACCTCGCCGCCGGCCGTCTCCGGTTCAGCACCGACATCGCCGAGACCGCCGACTTCGGCGACGTGCACTTCATCTGCGTCGGCACCCCGCAGCGGGCCGACGGCATGGGCGCCGACCTCTCGTACGTCGAGGCGTCGGTCACCAGTCTCGCGCAGCACCTGACCCGCAAGGCGTTGATCGTCGGCAAGTCCACCGTGCCGGTCGGGACCGCCGAGTGGGTGGAGCAGCTCGTCGGCAAGCACACCCCGCAGGACCTGGACGTCGAGGTGGCGTGGAGCCCCGAGTTCCTCCAGGAGGGCTTCGCCGTCGACGACGTCCTGCGACCCAACCGGATCGTCGTCGGCGTCAAGAGCGAGTGGGCCAACGGCATGCTCTACGCCGCGCACAAGGGCGTGTTCGACCTGGCCGCCACCGAGGACCGCGAGGTTCCCCTGGTGGTCACCGACTTCGCCACCGCCGAGCTGGTCAAGGTCGCCGCGAACGCCTTCCTGGCCACCAAGATCTCGTTCATCAACGCGATGGCCGAGGTCTGCGAGGCGTCCGGCGGCGACGTGACCCAGCTCGCCCGCGCGATCGGCTACGACCCGCGGATCGGCAACCGGTTCCTCCAGGCCGGCCTCGGGTTCGGCGGCGCCTGCCTGCCCAAGGACATCCGCGCGTTCCAGGCCCGCGCCCAGGAGCTGGGCGCCGGCGAGGCGCTGCGCTTCCTGCACGAGGTCGACCTGATCAACCTGCGCCGCCGTACCCGGGTGCTCCAGCTCGCCGCCGACCTGCTCGGCCGTCGCTCCGGCCCGGCCGGCCCGGACTTCTCCGGCACCCGGATCGCCGTGCTCGGCGCGACCTTCAAGCCCAACACCGACGACGTCCGCGACGCCCCGGCGCTCGCCGTCGCCGCGCTGCTGCACAAGGCCGGCGCCGAGGTGCACGTGTACGACCCGCAGGGCACCGAGAACGCCCGCCGCGCGGTCCCCGAGCTGACCTACGAGGACGGCATCAACGAGGCGGTCAGCGGCGCCGACCTGGTCTGCGTCCTCACCGAGTGGGCCGACTTCCGCAACGCCGACCCGGTGGCCCTCGGCGAGCTGGTCAACGGCCGCAAGGTCGTCGACGGCCGCAACTGCCTCGACTCGACGATGTGGACCCAGGCCGGCTGGGAGTACCGGGGCATGGGCCGCCCCTGA
- a CDS encoding acyl-CoA dehydrogenase family protein codes for MAAGESFDVYGLPEEHQAIREAVREVCAAKVAPHAAEADETGEFPKASYDALRAADFHAPHIPEEYGGAGADALATAIVIEEVARACASSSLIPAVNKLGTMPLLLSGSADLKRRYLTPVAAGDAMFSYCLSEPEAGSDAVSMTTRAVRDGDHWVLNGVKRWITNAGVSEFYTVFAVTDPTARSRGISAFVVEKSDPGVSFGAPEKKLGIKGSPTREVYLDNVRVPADRMIGEEGTGFATAMKTLDHTRVTIAAQAVGIAQGALDYAKGYAAERRQFGKAVAEFQGVQFMLADMGMKLEAARQLTYAAAGRSERGDADLTYFGAAAKCFASDAAMEITTDAVQLLGGYGYTRDYPVERMMRDAKITQIYEGTNQVQRIVMARQLLADVG; via the coding sequence ATGGCCGCAGGGGAGTCGTTCGACGTCTACGGGTTGCCCGAGGAGCACCAGGCGATCCGGGAAGCGGTGCGTGAGGTCTGCGCCGCCAAGGTGGCTCCGCACGCCGCCGAGGCGGACGAGACCGGGGAGTTCCCCAAGGCGTCCTACGACGCGCTGCGGGCCGCCGACTTCCACGCCCCGCACATCCCCGAGGAGTACGGCGGCGCGGGCGCCGACGCGCTGGCCACCGCCATCGTGATCGAGGAGGTGGCCCGCGCCTGCGCGTCCTCCTCGCTGATCCCGGCGGTCAACAAGCTCGGCACCATGCCGCTGTTGTTGTCCGGTTCCGCGGACCTCAAGCGCCGTTACCTGACGCCGGTCGCCGCCGGTGACGCCATGTTCTCCTACTGTCTCTCCGAGCCGGAGGCGGGCAGCGACGCCGTCTCGATGACCACCCGGGCCGTGCGTGACGGGGATCACTGGGTGCTCAACGGCGTGAAGCGCTGGATCACCAACGCCGGGGTGTCCGAGTTCTACACCGTCTTCGCCGTCACCGACCCGACGGCGCGGTCCCGGGGCATCTCGGCCTTCGTGGTCGAGAAGTCCGATCCCGGGGTCAGCTTCGGCGCCCCGGAGAAGAAGCTCGGGATCAAGGGTTCGCCCACCCGCGAGGTCTACCTCGACAACGTCCGGGTCCCGGCGGACCGCATGATCGGCGAGGAGGGCACCGGCTTCGCCACCGCGATGAAGACGCTCGACCACACCCGGGTCACCATCGCCGCCCAGGCCGTCGGGATCGCGCAGGGCGCGCTCGACTACGCCAAGGGGTACGCCGCCGAGCGCCGCCAGTTCGGCAAGGCGGTCGCCGAGTTCCAGGGCGTCCAGTTCATGCTCGCCGACATGGGCATGAAGCTGGAGGCGGCCCGCCAGTTGACGTACGCCGCGGCCGGCAGGTCCGAGCGTGGCGACGCGGACCTCACCTACTTCGGCGCGGCGGCCAAGTGCTTCGCGTCGGACGCCGCCATGGAGATCACCACCGACGCGGTCCAGTTGCTCGGTGGCTACGGCTACACGCGGGACTACCCGGTCGAGCGGATGATGCGGGACGCCAAGATCACCCAGATCTACGAGGGTACGAACCAGGTGCAGCGAATCGTCATGGCGCGACAGCTCCTGGCCGACGTCGGCTAA
- a CDS encoding GGDEF domain-containing phosphodiesterase, producing MNLDDILALAAQRAATPLERARARRASRQIQQAYSHAVTAGRDLVVDVDPHDPLNTDADEAARIARAAQLAKLGTITWISATGEISWSDEMSLILGCAPGTIRPSTDLLFDLVHAEDAPGVRRTIHAAWREQTVKETTYRVVRPDGTTRYVHCYIEVLIDRFDQPHGIIGTGQDVTDLELARQERDRLARRCETARIELISRDPATGLLTRPRFADEVDRTQRGGSGVLLVVAAEPLNLPNSGHDHAAQDRLAAAIAGVVKNVARRTAVCGLVGPGEFGVLLHNTTMTSATTIAESIIESLRGHSFVIGQHRERVRLDAWGGLVRYQDGDDSRGFDLLVDAESAWRQAKRQGLALTVLRQPARPEDRQETCRSRIRAAVAGNSFALYAQPILDLSLNQITRQEILLRVLDGTGQPVAPSAFLDVAERVDEIWPIDRWVIDHTMELIAHGPQTSHYQVNVSGRSLGDPHLLEHVHAVVKRHAIDPSQITFEITETALIGNLTQAIDFACGIRDIGCRLALDDFGSGYGTFTYLKYFPIDLVKIDGDFISKIEESRPDQVIVRSFVDMCRGLGIRTAAEFVGNDATLSLLRDYGVDFAQGYAVGKPTPVGNPHRALLGSAEIERAELGTAPRTAIG from the coding sequence GTGAACCTCGACGACATCCTGGCTCTCGCGGCCCAGCGTGCCGCCACTCCCCTGGAACGCGCGCGGGCCCGGCGGGCCAGCCGGCAGATCCAGCAGGCCTACTCCCACGCCGTGACGGCCGGGCGAGATCTCGTCGTGGACGTCGACCCGCACGACCCGCTGAACACCGACGCCGACGAGGCCGCCCGGATCGCCCGCGCGGCCCAACTGGCGAAGCTGGGCACCATCACCTGGATCTCCGCCACCGGGGAAATCTCCTGGTCGGACGAGATGTCCCTCATCCTCGGGTGCGCTCCCGGGACGATCCGGCCCTCCACCGATCTGCTCTTCGATCTGGTCCATGCCGAGGACGCGCCCGGCGTCAGGCGGACCATCCACGCGGCGTGGCGGGAGCAGACCGTCAAGGAGACGACGTACCGGGTGGTCCGGCCGGACGGCACCACCAGGTACGTGCACTGCTACATCGAGGTCCTGATCGACCGGTTCGACCAGCCGCACGGCATCATCGGCACCGGCCAGGACGTCACCGACCTGGAGTTGGCCCGTCAGGAGCGGGACCGGCTCGCCCGCCGGTGTGAGACCGCACGGATCGAGCTGATCAGCCGTGACCCGGCGACCGGCCTGCTGACCCGCCCCCGCTTCGCCGACGAGGTCGACCGGACCCAACGCGGCGGATCGGGCGTCCTGCTGGTGGTGGCCGCCGAGCCGCTGAACCTACCGAACTCGGGTCACGACCACGCGGCCCAGGACCGCCTCGCCGCCGCGATAGCCGGCGTGGTGAAGAACGTGGCCCGGCGGACCGCCGTCTGTGGGCTGGTCGGCCCCGGCGAGTTCGGCGTCCTCCTGCACAACACCACGATGACGTCGGCCACCACCATCGCGGAGAGCATCATCGAGAGCCTGCGCGGTCACTCCTTCGTCATCGGACAGCACCGCGAACGGGTACGCCTCGACGCCTGGGGCGGTCTCGTCCGGTACCAGGACGGCGACGACAGCAGGGGCTTCGATCTGCTCGTCGACGCCGAGAGCGCATGGCGACAGGCCAAACGGCAGGGCCTGGCGCTGACCGTGCTGCGCCAGCCGGCCCGTCCCGAGGATCGGCAGGAGACCTGCCGCAGCAGAATTCGCGCCGCGGTCGCCGGCAACAGTTTCGCGCTCTACGCCCAACCGATCCTCGACCTGAGCCTCAACCAGATCACCCGTCAGGAGATCCTGCTTCGCGTACTCGACGGCACCGGCCAGCCGGTCGCGCCGTCGGCGTTCCTGGACGTCGCCGAGCGGGTCGACGAGATCTGGCCGATAGACCGCTGGGTCATCGACCACACCATGGAGCTGATCGCACACGGACCGCAGACATCGCACTATCAGGTGAACGTCTCGGGCCGCTCGCTGGGCGACCCGCACCTACTGGAGCATGTCCACGCCGTCGTGAAACGGCATGCCATCGACCCGTCGCAGATCACCTTCGAGATCACCGAAACGGCGTTGATCGGCAACCTGACCCAGGCGATCGACTTCGCCTGCGGGATCCGGGACATCGGTTGTCGGCTGGCCCTCGACGACTTCGGCTCCGGGTACGGCACGTTCACCTACCTGAAGTACTTCCCGATCGACCTGGTGAAGATCGACGGCGACTTCATCAGCAAGATCGAGGAGTCCCGACCCGATCAGGTGATCGTCCGCTCGTTCGTCGACATGTGCCGCGGGTTGGGGATCCGGACCGCCGCCGAGTTCGTCGGGAACGACGCCACCCTCAGCCTGCTGCGCGACTACGGCGTGGACTTCGCACAGGGCTACGCCGTGGGCAAGCCGACCCCGGTGGGCAACCCGCACCGCGCCCTACTGGGCTCCGCCGAGATCGAGAGGGCCGAGTTGGGCACCGCGCCGCGTACGGCGATCGGTTGA
- a CDS encoding RNA polymerase sigma factor has product MIRNSSAATRAATRSTEPTRAELDASFATFCDDNFLQVERFLRARCADRDLVDEAIQETFITARAKWAQIRGFEKPLAWVFKTARHKLLGQQTRRTRTNTTTTNLDELPPELLTQPTDPREADELLVAWLQQLPPRQAEVFVLFFDGWCDLDIAKMLGLAHTTVRAYKQQARQHLQRLAEQAGFHKPPTGRPS; this is encoded by the coding sequence GTGATCAGGAACAGCTCCGCCGCGACCCGCGCCGCGACCCGCTCGACGGAGCCGACGCGGGCCGAGCTCGACGCCAGCTTCGCCACCTTCTGCGACGACAACTTCCTACAGGTCGAGCGCTTCCTGCGCGCCCGTTGCGCGGACCGGGACCTGGTGGACGAGGCCATCCAGGAGACGTTCATCACCGCCCGGGCCAAGTGGGCCCAGATCCGCGGCTTCGAGAAGCCCCTGGCGTGGGTGTTCAAGACCGCGCGGCACAAGCTCCTGGGACAGCAGACCCGGCGGACCCGCACCAACACGACCACGACGAACCTGGACGAGCTGCCACCCGAACTCCTCACCCAGCCGACCGACCCCCGGGAAGCGGACGAGCTTCTCGTCGCGTGGCTCCAGCAACTCCCGCCACGCCAGGCAGAGGTCTTCGTCCTCTTCTTCGACGGCTGGTGTGACCTCGACATCGCCAAGATGCTGGGCCTCGCCCACACCACCGTCCGCGCCTACAAGCAGCAGGCGCGTCAGCACCTCCAGCGCCTCGCGGAACAGGCCGGGTTCCACAAGCCGCCGACGGGGAGGCCATCGTGA